In Pseudomonas fluorescens NCIMB 11764, a single window of DNA contains:
- a CDS encoding YdgA family protein has product MNKSAGVLLGIVVAIGAISAGGAWFTGTKLEGVLNTSIADANKELQAALVGSNGTASLELVSLERHVFSSTAHYRLKGQGEMFGEAPVELLFVDHIEHGPLPLSRLMSLKLLPVLATSHYELEKTPITEKWFAAAKDKSPLTGVVNIGYDNSTNGTLQLLPLDVALDDKSHLKFSGLNLDVSANAQAQKVKANGYMDNFTLTTVAEDQTPVKVELSGLTLASNLVKSTYGYYTGENTLELTDSKTTFGAQQSVLGIKKFEMKNQTEESGTSASGRADYKIGEVSLNGKSVGSAQMAMSLKNLDIPATMSLMQIYQTKLQPYEKAAAEAAAAGEPAPELVLTPAEEAQVKTGLEKLLAAGPQVALENLSFTTANGESRANLLLDLTKPQSMDLPPDQLTQQLIALLDVNIQVSKPMLVDLLSVQGQIDGQTDAKVIADQATATADMFGAMAVGTQFAKLDGTNIVTKLHYANKQVEFNGQKMTVEEFVGFVMSKLGGAGVVQ; this is encoded by the coding sequence ATGAATAAATCAGCAGGCGTGCTTCTTGGAATTGTCGTGGCCATCGGTGCAATCAGCGCCGGCGGTGCCTGGTTCACCGGCACCAAACTCGAAGGGGTACTGAACACCTCGATCGCCGACGCCAACAAGGAACTGCAAGCCGCGCTGGTCGGTTCCAATGGCACCGCGTCGCTGGAACTGGTGTCGCTTGAGCGCCACGTGTTCAGCAGCACCGCGCACTACCGCCTCAAAGGCCAAGGCGAAATGTTCGGCGAGGCACCGGTCGAATTGCTCTTTGTCGATCACATCGAACACGGTCCGCTGCCGCTTTCGCGCCTGATGTCACTGAAGTTGTTGCCGGTCCTGGCCACCAGTCACTACGAACTGGAAAAGACGCCAATCACCGAGAAGTGGTTCGCCGCCGCCAAGGACAAATCGCCGCTCACCGGCGTGGTCAACATCGGCTATGACAACTCCACCAACGGCACCCTCCAATTGCTGCCGCTGGATGTCGCGCTGGACGACAAGTCCCACCTGAAATTCTCCGGCCTGAACCTCGATGTCTCGGCCAACGCCCAGGCGCAGAAAGTCAAAGCCAACGGCTACATGGACAACTTCACACTGACCACCGTGGCTGAAGACCAGACACCGGTAAAAGTCGAATTGAGCGGCCTGACCCTGGCCAGCAACCTGGTGAAAAGTACCTATGGCTACTACACCGGCGAGAACACCCTCGAGCTGACCGACAGCAAAACCACGTTCGGCGCGCAGCAGTCGGTGTTGGGCATCAAGAAATTCGAAATGAAGAACCAGACCGAGGAGTCGGGCACCAGCGCTTCCGGGCGTGCCGATTACAAGATCGGCGAAGTGTCCCTGAACGGCAAATCGGTGGGTTCGGCGCAGATGGCCATGAGCCTGAAGAACCTCGACATCCCGGCGACAATGTCGTTGATGCAGATTTACCAGACCAAACTGCAGCCCTATGAAAAAGCCGCCGCCGAAGCGGCCGCGGCTGGCGAACCGGCACCCGAGCTGGTCTTGACCCCGGCCGAAGAAGCCCAGGTCAAAACCGGTCTGGAGAAACTGCTGGCGGCCGGTCCTCAAGTCGCCCTGGAGAACCTGTCGTTCACCACCGCCAACGGTGAAAGTCGCGCCAACCTGCTGCTCGACCTGACCAAACCACAATCCATGGACCTGCCGCCGGATCAACTGACCCAACAGCTGATCGCCCTGCTGGACGTCAATATTCAAGTGTCCAAACCGATGCTGGTTGATTTGCTCAGCGTCCAAGGGCAAATCGACGGTCAGACCGACGCCAAGGTCATCGCTGATCAGGCCACGGCCACGGCCGACATGTTCGGCGCCATGGCGGTCGGCACGCAGTTCGCCAAACTGGACGGCACCAACATCGTCACCAAGCTGCACTACGCCAACAAACAAGTGGAATTCAACGGCCAGAAAATGACCGTCGAAGAGTTTGTCGGCTTTGTCATGAGCAAGCTCGGTGGTGCTGGCGTCGTCCAGTAA
- a CDS encoding apoptosis inducing factor family protein has protein sequence MALHRVARFADVPDNRGLEVRIGDTKIVLLRSGDELRAYQGECPHAGAPLAEGALCHGRLICPWHKAAYRIEDGALCEPPSLDSLKRYPLELHDDEVWVDENPLPDAHTPPADDERTFVIIGAGAAGTAGAAALREKGFGGRVLLIDREPEAGYDRTVLSKFVIAGEMPPEEVPPLRDEHFYREQRIDRINGEVASLDAKARTVQLKDGQTLTYDAALIATGGTPKSLDLPGAALPQVFLLRSKDQAQKILAAAQPGQRAVIIGDSFIAMESASALREYGLDVTVLARHEVPFAKQFGATVGKAILARHVAHGVVFHTDSEAAQIEGTDKVEAVKLKNGQRLPADLVLVGIGVSPATGPFKDLPKEKDHSLKVDGGMRVVEGVWAAGDIATFPLNGQPQRIEHWRLAQQHARIAAANMLGGDEHYLDVPYFWTWHFGKNYDYLGHAETWDEVEFKGDPYHPPFIGLFGKNGVVTAAIACDEERAMAMLAERMKQPLPVDEAWRLIRD, from the coding sequence ATGGCACTGCACCGCGTTGCCCGTTTTGCCGATGTTCCCGATAACCGAGGCCTGGAAGTCCGGATTGGGGACACCAAAATCGTCTTGCTGCGCAGTGGCGATGAATTGCGCGCCTATCAGGGCGAATGCCCCCACGCCGGGGCGCCGCTGGCCGAAGGGGCGCTGTGTCACGGGCGCCTGATTTGCCCATGGCACAAGGCAGCGTACCGGATCGAGGACGGCGCGTTGTGTGAACCACCGTCGCTGGACAGCCTCAAGCGCTATCCCCTGGAGTTGCATGATGACGAAGTCTGGGTCGACGAAAACCCGCTTCCGGATGCTCACACCCCGCCCGCCGATGATGAACGTACGTTTGTGATTATCGGCGCCGGCGCCGCAGGCACGGCGGGTGCAGCGGCGTTGCGCGAAAAGGGTTTCGGTGGCCGCGTGCTGCTGATCGACCGCGAACCCGAGGCCGGTTACGACCGTACCGTGTTGAGTAAATTCGTGATCGCCGGGGAGATGCCGCCAGAGGAAGTCCCGCCGCTGCGTGATGAACACTTTTATCGCGAGCAGCGCATTGATCGCATAAACGGTGAAGTGGCGAGCCTGGATGCCAAGGCCCGAACCGTGCAGCTCAAGGATGGCCAGACATTGACCTATGACGCTGCGCTGATCGCCACGGGCGGCACACCCAAATCTCTGGATTTACCGGGCGCCGCCCTGCCGCAGGTGTTTTTGCTGCGCTCGAAAGACCAGGCACAAAAAATTCTGGCCGCGGCCCAGCCAGGCCAACGGGCCGTGATTATCGGTGACAGCTTTATCGCGATGGAGTCCGCGTCGGCGCTACGCGAATACGGCCTGGACGTCACCGTGCTGGCCCGTCACGAGGTGCCCTTCGCCAAACAGTTCGGCGCAACGGTCGGCAAAGCCATTCTTGCCCGCCATGTGGCCCATGGCGTGGTGTTTCACACCGACAGCGAAGCCGCGCAGATTGAGGGCACAGACAAGGTTGAAGCGGTGAAACTGAAAAACGGTCAGCGTTTGCCGGCGGATTTGGTATTGGTCGGTATTGGCGTCAGCCCGGCAACGGGACCGTTCAAGGATCTGCCCAAGGAAAAAGATCATTCCCTTAAGGTCGATGGCGGTATGCGCGTGGTCGAAGGGGTGTGGGCGGCCGGTGATATCGCGACCTTCCCGCTCAACGGCCAGCCGCAACGAATCGAGCATTGGCGCCTGGCACAACAGCACGCACGGATCGCGGCGGCAAATATGCTGGGCGGTGACGAACATTACCTGGATGTGCCGTACTTCTGGACCTGGCACTTCGGCAAGAACTACGACTACCTCGGTCACGCCGAAACGTGGGACGAGGTCGAGTTCAAGGGCGATCCGTACCACCCACCGTTTATCGGCCTGTTCGGCAAGAACGGTGTGGTGACCGCCGCCATCGCCTGCGATGAAGAGCGGGCGATGGCGATGCTGGCCGAGCGGATGAAACAGCCGCTGCCTGTTGACGAGGCGTGGCGGCTGATTCGCGATTGA
- a CDS encoding YbhB/YbcL family Raf kinase inhibitor-like protein: MTRLTSLNPWLAAVAVALCVQFPAQAQERFTVSIPGVSDNRLFTSAAASDAAGCGGKNQSPALSWTAPPTGTLSYAIVMHDPDGQKGLGVDHWIHYGIKPSTRQIAPGVGAKSALEGVSGSNSKGTTGYIGPCPPVGDSSHHYIIQLYALDLAPDALPAGLTRAQLLEKIKGHVLKNSSVVRRYHR, from the coding sequence ATGACCCGATTGACCTCTCTGAACCCTTGGCTGGCGGCCGTTGCCGTCGCCCTTTGCGTGCAGTTTCCGGCGCAGGCCCAGGAACGCTTCACCGTCAGCATTCCCGGCGTTTCGGACAATCGCCTGTTCACCTCGGCGGCGGCCAGCGATGCGGCCGGGTGCGGCGGCAAGAACCAGTCCCCGGCCCTGAGCTGGACTGCGCCCCCGACGGGCACGCTGAGCTACGCCATCGTCATGCACGACCCGGACGGTCAGAAAGGCCTGGGTGTCGATCACTGGATTCACTACGGCATCAAACCCTCGACCCGTCAGATTGCACCCGGTGTCGGCGCCAAATCCGCCCTCGAAGGCGTGAGTGGCAGCAACAGCAAAGGCACCACCGGCTACATCGGCCCTTGCCCGCCGGTCGGCGACAGCTCCCACCACTACATCATCCAGCTCTACGCGCTCGACCTTGCGCCGGACGCCTTGCCCGCTGGCCTGACCCGCGCGCAGTTGCTGGAAAAAATCAAAGGCCATGTGCTGAAAAACAGCAGCGTGGTGCGGCGTTATCACCGCTGA
- a CDS encoding vWA domain-containing protein, protein MSLPLHVLRPAAQGFTAGLLLAVAGCGVSSKPESAAVPVSPPEQSTLVRNEAVMADATMTKRSLRPAPMAGFAPESSPPGYQDEQREHYQALADNPIHSVAEAPVSTFSADVDTGAYANVRRLLNQGRLPPEGAVRLEELVNYFPYDYALPTDGSPFGVTTELAPSPWNPHTRLLRIGIKASDRAVAELAPANLVFLVDVSGSMDRREGLPLVKSTLKLLVDQLREQDRVSLVVYAGDSRVVLEPTSGREKAKIRTAIDQLTAGGSTAGASGIELAYQMAQQAFIPKGINRILLATDGDFNVGISDFDSLKQMAVDKRKTGVSLTTLGFGVDNYNEHLMEQLADAGDGNYAYIDNLREARKVLVDQLGSTLAVVAKNVKLQVEFNPAQVSEYRLLGYENRALKREDFSNDKVDAGEIGAGHTVTALYEIVPKGEKGWLEPLRYGKSESVVSGSAGELAMLRVRYQLPEGGNSRLIERPIAGGTEGKASDDLRFAAAVAAFSQQLKDGRYTGDFSLKDTEALARGARGEDRFGLRAEFVQLVELAQSLRTTTASNSEPLKGGYN, encoded by the coding sequence ATGTCCCTCCCTCTGCATGTCCTCCGCCCGGCCGCCCAGGGTTTCACCGCCGGGTTGCTGCTGGCCGTTGCCGGTTGCGGTGTTTCGTCCAAGCCTGAATCCGCTGCGGTTCCGGTTTCGCCTCCGGAGCAAAGTACGTTGGTGCGCAATGAGGCGGTCATGGCCGATGCGACCATGACCAAACGCAGCCTGCGTCCGGCCCCCATGGCGGGGTTTGCGCCTGAATCTTCGCCGCCGGGTTATCAGGATGAGCAGCGTGAGCACTATCAAGCGCTGGCGGATAACCCGATTCACAGCGTCGCCGAAGCGCCGGTCTCCACCTTCAGCGCCGACGTCGACACGGGCGCCTACGCCAACGTTCGCCGCCTGCTCAATCAAGGTCGCCTGCCACCCGAAGGCGCGGTGCGGCTGGAGGAGCTGGTCAACTACTTCCCCTACGATTACGCCTTGCCCACCGACGGATCGCCGTTCGGCGTGACCACTGAGCTGGCGCCGTCTCCGTGGAACCCGCACACCCGCTTGCTGCGCATCGGCATCAAGGCGTCGGACCGTGCGGTGGCGGAACTGGCCCCGGCGAACCTGGTGTTTCTGGTGGACGTGTCCGGTTCGATGGATCGGCGCGAGGGCTTGCCGCTGGTCAAGAGCACCCTGAAATTGCTGGTCGATCAGTTGCGCGAGCAGGATCGGGTGTCGCTGGTGGTTTACGCCGGCGATTCGCGTGTAGTGCTCGAGCCTACTTCTGGACGGGAAAAAGCGAAAATTCGTACAGCCATTGATCAATTGACTGCGGGCGGTTCCACCGCCGGGGCGTCGGGCATCGAGCTCGCCTATCAAATGGCGCAGCAAGCGTTCATCCCCAAAGGCATCAACCGCATCCTGCTGGCCACCGACGGCGATTTCAATGTCGGCATCAGCGACTTCGACAGCCTCAAGCAAATGGCTGTGGACAAACGCAAGACTGGCGTTTCCCTGACCACCCTGGGTTTTGGTGTGGATAACTACAATGAACACCTGATGGAACAACTGGCCGACGCCGGCGACGGCAACTACGCCTACATCGACAACCTGCGCGAGGCACGCAAAGTGCTGGTGGATCAGCTCGGCTCGACCCTCGCGGTGGTGGCGAAAAACGTGAAGCTGCAAGTGGAGTTCAACCCGGCGCAGGTCAGCGAGTACCGGTTGTTGGGCTATGAGAATCGCGCGCTGAAGCGTGAGGATTTCAGCAACGACAAGGTTGATGCCGGTGAAATCGGCGCAGGGCACACGGTCACGGCGTTGTACGAAATTGTGCCGAAGGGCGAGAAGGGCTGGTTGGAGCCGTTGCGGTATGGCAAGTCCGAGTCGGTTGTTTCGGGGAGTGCCGGGGAACTGGCGATGCTGCGTGTGCGTTATCAGTTGCCCGAAGGTGGGAATAGTCGCTTGATCGAGCGGCCGATTGCGGGGGGGACGGAAGGCAAGGCCAGTGACGACCTGCGATTTGCGGCGGCCGTGGCAGCGTTTTCCCAGCAGCTCAAGGACGGCCGTTACACCGGTGATTTCAGCCTGAAGGACACCGAAGCCTTGGCTCGCGGGGCGCGAGGCGAAGACCGATTCGGTCTGCGCGCAGAGTTCGTTCAACTGGTGGAACTGGCGCAGAGCCTGCGAACCACCACAGCTTCCAACAGTGAGCCGCTTAAAGGAGGCTACAACTGA
- a CDS encoding RNA polymerase sigma factor gives MSAPESSDESLLARYRSGDGLAFEILYARHRQGLYRFLLGLSGKPELAEEVYQETWLSLIRSTSQPQGRANFRTWLYQIARNRLIDHWRKHGIHNPLHDSYDEQTHALADDTADPEQLLSLSRDTQRLEVALHTLPTDQREVFLLRAHGDLDLPQIATLTETPLETVKSRLRYAQQKLRRLLAEEVLT, from the coding sequence ATGTCTGCTCCCGAATCGAGCGACGAATCACTGCTGGCCCGCTATCGCTCGGGCGACGGGCTTGCGTTCGAGATTCTGTACGCCCGTCACCGGCAAGGCCTTTATCGATTCCTCCTCGGCCTCAGCGGCAAGCCCGAACTGGCCGAAGAGGTTTACCAGGAAACTTGGCTAAGCCTGATCCGCAGCACCAGTCAGCCACAAGGTCGGGCGAATTTTCGTACATGGCTTTACCAGATCGCCCGCAATCGCCTGATCGATCACTGGCGCAAACACGGAATCCACAACCCCTTGCACGACAGCTATGACGAACAGACCCACGCCCTGGCCGATGACACCGCCGATCCCGAACAACTGCTGAGCCTGAGCCGCGATACCCAGCGCCTCGAGGTCGCCCTGCACACCTTGCCCACCGACCAGCGCGAAGTGTTCCTGCTGCGCGCCCATGGCGATCTCGACCTGCCGCAGATCGCCACCCTCACCGAAACACCGCTGGAGACCGTCAAAAGCCGCTTGCGCTACGCCCAGCAAAAACTGCGTCGGCTGCTGGCCGAGGAGGTACTGACATGA
- a CDS encoding DUF3077 domain-containing protein — MPPHLHQWRWQTTDPSELKTIGLTPAIYCLDKAVFHVTRDVPLGDALGMASDFLFLAKALTRDAAYDKESDRHAWAAHYLTALSKALVDDAVKVLTRDEPSRKGKTKG; from the coding sequence ATTCCCCCGCACCTCCATCAATGGAGGTGGCAAACGACCGACCCATCAGAACTGAAAACCATCGGCTTAACGCCTGCCATCTATTGCCTGGATAAGGCAGTCTTCCACGTCACTCGCGATGTGCCTCTCGGCGACGCGCTAGGCATGGCTTCTGACTTTCTTTTCCTTGCCAAGGCACTGACCAGAGATGCGGCCTATGACAAAGAAAGCGATCGCCATGCCTGGGCGGCACATTATCTAACGGCGCTGAGTAAGGCATTGGTAGATGATGCTGTGAAAGTGCTGACGCGAGACGAACCTTCGCGGAAGGGTAAAACCAAAGGATAG
- a CDS encoding Abi family protein: MTQGYPKPWQSYQEQLELLMARGMVVTDKPKAMEYLERIGYYRLSGYWFAFRERTELCCPINQQGSKQPSKTKPTRFPLDDFKPGTTFQNSVDLYVFDKKLRLLILDALERIEIALRVDISHGLGKHEKFAYLRSELFHESFSKQLDGKTGLTKHHVWLGKHAALINRSNEDFIRHNKEKYGLPLAVWVACEVWDFGTLSMLFAGMTEADQDDISQEYGISNGRVFASWLRSLNYLRNVCAHHSRLWNRNIVDQPKLPPIDQAPTLSAFHDDAHRRARPFMLFCITQHLMKVINPSSSWGKRLKALLLNDFPNLTHLDLNLDGMGIDQDWQKRDW, encoded by the coding sequence ATGACGCAAGGCTATCCAAAACCGTGGCAGAGCTATCAAGAGCAGCTTGAATTGCTGATGGCTCGCGGGATGGTAGTGACTGATAAACCCAAAGCAATGGAGTATCTGGAGCGCATCGGATACTACCGCCTCAGTGGTTATTGGTTTGCCTTTCGCGAGCGCACCGAGCTCTGCTGCCCAATCAATCAGCAAGGCAGCAAACAACCATCCAAAACAAAACCGACTCGCTTTCCACTCGATGATTTCAAGCCTGGGACTACATTCCAGAATTCGGTCGACCTTTACGTTTTCGATAAGAAACTGCGGCTATTGATTCTGGATGCTTTGGAGCGCATAGAAATTGCGTTACGGGTGGACATTTCCCACGGGCTTGGCAAACACGAAAAGTTTGCTTACCTAAGGTCCGAGCTGTTCCACGAAAGCTTTTCTAAACAGCTGGACGGCAAAACTGGTCTGACTAAACATCATGTCTGGCTTGGCAAGCACGCTGCGTTGATCAATCGCTCGAACGAAGACTTTATTCGCCACAATAAGGAAAAATATGGCCTTCCGTTAGCGGTCTGGGTGGCGTGCGAGGTTTGGGATTTCGGCACGCTTTCGATGCTTTTTGCCGGTATGACTGAGGCGGATCAAGATGATATCTCGCAAGAGTACGGCATCAGCAATGGCAGGGTCTTCGCCAGTTGGCTTCGAAGCCTGAACTATCTACGCAATGTGTGCGCCCATCACAGTCGTCTGTGGAACCGAAACATCGTCGATCAACCGAAGCTGCCACCGATAGACCAAGCGCCGACATTGTCCGCGTTCCATGATGACGCACACCGTCGAGCTCGTCCGTTTATGCTTTTTTGCATCACTCAACACCTGATGAAGGTCATCAATCCATCATCGAGCTGGGGAAAACGCTTGAAGGCACTGCTGCTAAATGACTTCCCCAATCTGACCCATCTGGATCTCAACCTTGACGGCATGGGAATTGACCAAGACTGGCAGAAACGCGACTGGTAG
- a CDS encoding restriction endonuclease codes for MAKMWMIRGESGRLYDDFRERGVAAIGWSQLAPLAKPGMTRKEVTRLYQDIEPNIKPGTAISGASQVWRFINEMQPGDWVVTYSPANRTYLVGKITGDFKHNPDLADLGMSLTRPVQWQAQEVDRDSLSTASKNSLGSTLTVFVVPDFALQELKAMAAGDKPPALPPVEEEYPDSDPLAGMESLALERIKDLINALPWDDMQHLVAGILRAMGYKTQVSPAGPDRGKDIIASPDGFGFENPRIIVEVKHRKEKMGRQEICSFLGGRHKDDRGLYVSTGGFSKDAYYEAERASVPLTLWTLDNLVRTLIEHYAQTDSETKRLVPLKLTYLPL; via the coding sequence ATGGCGAAAATGTGGATGATCCGTGGCGAATCTGGCCGGCTATACGATGATTTTCGTGAGCGTGGCGTCGCCGCAATTGGATGGTCACAACTCGCGCCATTAGCCAAACCTGGTATGACGCGCAAAGAAGTCACTCGCCTCTACCAAGACATTGAGCCCAACATCAAACCCGGCACCGCTATTTCAGGCGCCTCGCAAGTATGGCGCTTCATCAATGAAATGCAGCCTGGTGACTGGGTGGTGACCTACTCGCCCGCCAACCGCACCTATTTAGTGGGCAAAATCACTGGCGACTTCAAACACAATCCTGATCTGGCCGATCTGGGAATGTCGTTGACCCGTCCGGTGCAATGGCAGGCTCAGGAAGTCGACCGCGATAGCCTGAGTACTGCCAGCAAGAACAGTCTCGGCTCAACGCTTACTGTATTTGTTGTACCTGATTTTGCCCTTCAGGAGCTGAAAGCGATGGCGGCCGGGGACAAGCCGCCCGCGTTACCACCAGTTGAAGAAGAGTATCCCGACAGCGATCCTCTGGCAGGCATGGAAAGTTTGGCTCTCGAACGCATTAAGGACCTGATCAACGCTTTGCCCTGGGATGATATGCAGCACTTGGTCGCAGGAATCTTGCGGGCCATGGGCTACAAAACCCAGGTCTCCCCGGCTGGCCCTGATCGTGGAAAAGACATCATCGCGTCACCCGACGGGTTTGGCTTTGAGAACCCGCGAATCATCGTTGAGGTCAAGCATCGCAAAGAGAAAATGGGCCGCCAGGAAATCTGCAGTTTTCTGGGCGGACGGCACAAAGATGATCGCGGGCTGTATGTCAGTACCGGCGGTTTCAGCAAAGATGCTTACTACGAAGCCGAGCGAGCCAGTGTGCCGCTGACGCTATGGACGTTGGACAACCTCGTACGAACATTGATTGAGCACTATGCCCAGACGGATTCGGAAACCAAACGACTGGTACCGCTGAAGCTGACGTACTTGCCGCTATAA
- the gabD gene encoding NADP-dependent succinate-semialdehyde dehydrogenase, whose translation MQLKDTQLFRQQAFIDGAWVDADNGQTIKVNNPATGEILGTVPKMGAAETRRAIEAADKALPAWRALTAKDRANKLRRWFELIIENQDDLARLMTMEQGKPLAEAKGEIVYAASFIEWFAEEAKRIYGDVIPGHQPDKRLIVIKQPIGVTAAITPWNFPAAMITRKAGPALAAGCTMVLKPASQTPFSAFALAELAQRAGIPAGVFSVVSGSAGDIGSELTSNPIVRKLSFTGSTEIGRQLMAECAKDIKKVSLELGGNAPFIVFDDADLDKAVEGAIISKYRNNGQTCVCANRLYIQDSVYDAFAEKLKVAVSKLKIGNGLEEGTTTGPLIDEKAVAKVQEHIADAVSKGATVLSGGKSMEGNFFEPTILTNVPKNAAVAKEETFGPLAPLFRFKDEAEVIAMSNDTEFGLASYFYARDLGRVFRVAEALEYGMVGVNTGLISNEVAPFGGIKASGLGREGSKYGIEDYLEIKYLCLGI comes from the coding sequence ATGCAGCTTAAAGACACCCAGTTGTTCCGCCAGCAAGCCTTTATCGATGGCGCTTGGGTCGATGCGGACAATGGTCAGACGATCAAGGTCAACAACCCGGCAACGGGCGAAATTCTGGGCACCGTGCCGAAAATGGGCGCTGCCGAAACCCGCCGAGCGATCGAAGCCGCTGACAAGGCGCTGCCGGCCTGGCGTGCACTGACCGCCAAGGACCGTGCGAACAAGCTGCGTCGCTGGTTCGAACTGATCATCGAGAACCAGGATGACCTGGCTCGCCTGATGACCATGGAACAGGGCAAGCCATTGGCCGAAGCCAAGGGCGAAATCGTTTACGCCGCTTCCTTTATCGAGTGGTTCGCTGAAGAAGCCAAACGCATCTACGGTGACGTGATTCCGGGCCACCAGCCAGACAAGCGCCTGATCGTGATCAAGCAGCCAATCGGCGTGACCGCTGCAATCACCCCGTGGAACTTCCCGGCCGCGATGATCACCCGTAAAGCCGGTCCGGCCCTGGCCGCCGGTTGCACCATGGTGCTCAAGCCTGCTTCGCAAACCCCGTTTTCCGCATTCGCCCTGGCTGAACTGGCCCAGCGTGCCGGCATTCCTGCTGGCGTGTTCAGCGTTGTTTCCGGTAGCGCCGGTGACATCGGCAGCGAGCTGACCAGCAACCCGATCGTGCGTAAATTGTCGTTCACTGGCTCGACCGAAATCGGTCGTCAGCTGATGGCCGAATGCGCCAAGGACATCAAGAAAGTGTCCCTGGAACTGGGCGGCAACGCGCCGTTCATCGTGTTCGACGATGCGGATCTGGATAAGGCCGTCGAAGGCGCGATCATTTCCAAATACCGCAACAACGGTCAGACCTGCGTCTGCGCCAACCGTCTGTACATCCAGGATTCGGTCTACGACGCGTTCGCCGAGAAGCTGAAAGTGGCCGTGTCCAAGCTCAAGATCGGCAACGGTCTGGAAGAAGGCACCACCACCGGTCCGCTGATCGACGAAAAAGCCGTGGCCAAGGTTCAAGAGCACATTGCTGACGCCGTTTCCAAAGGCGCAACCGTGTTGTCCGGCGGCAAGAGCATGGAAGGCAACTTCTTCGAGCCGACCATCCTGACCAACGTGCCGAAGAACGCAGCCGTGGCCAAGGAAGAAACCTTCGGTCCATTGGCGCCGCTGTTCCGCTTCAAAGACGAAGCCGAAGTGATCGCGATGTCGAACGATACCGAGTTCGGTCTGGCCTCGTACTTCTACGCTCGCGACCTGGGCCGTGTGTTCCGTGTGGCGGAAGCCCTGGAATACGGTATGGTCGGCGTCAACACCGGGTTGATCTCCAACGAAGTCGCGCCGTTCGGCGGCATCAAGGCGTCGGGCCTAGGCCGTGAAGGCTCCAAGTACGGCATCGAAGATTACCTGGAAATCAAATACCTCTGCCTGGGCATCTAA